A stretch of DNA from Parvularcula bermudensis HTCC2503:
AGGAAGCTTCGAATTCGCCCATGGGGCCTAAACGCACAGTCAAAAGCTCGACGGCATCCAAAGCAACATGGGGGCCCTGTCGAACACCGGCGGGGACTCTCCAGAAGGTACCAGCCTGACAGGGGCGACCACCCGTTTCCAATTTACCCGACAGCACGAGGACAAACTCATCAGCAGGATGGGTATG
This window harbors:
- a CDS encoding cupin domain-containing protein, with translation MSEQSFIDPGTVDWAVLDALPGVSLLPLAEPVGGGSIHRARLAAGTTIPAHTHPADEFVLVLSGKLETGGRPCQAGTFWRVPAGVRQGPHVALDAVELLTVRLGPMGEFEAS